In Rhodococcus rhodochrous, a single genomic region encodes these proteins:
- a CDS encoding alpha/beta hydrolase: MPATQVDRLAAFEARQGRIIAAVTDFGERHPLTARVWGWLSLDFTGVAFAALFFCWSLTPSLLPRDWLFQGLIGGINAAIGYGVGCIVGWVVARFLLPGRRWWPPPLPVLRAIKVAVPVAAVLASLVALVLSAGEQRQLAALMGVEGTTTSGYLRTIVLSVAVAAALIALWRGLRDIVRWVSMLLMRRTRMPLGLARTLGVLVVVLATFMLIDGVLIRGTYAIVNQAFGLQDDTTRPGAIQPIDPAKSGSPESLAPWETLGFEGRNFVSRGLDAEELTAVNGSPAQEPIRVYVGLDTAPTPEERIDLVLAELERTGAFDRSTLVLIPTTGTGWVNPTAARAMELVHNGDLAMVAWQYSYLPSWISFLADREKAAAAGKMLVERVHERWSQLPEDDRPDLFLYGESLGTQSGEGAFDSLAEIRAQMDGVLWVGPPNSNRLWRQLVERRDPGTTEVQPVYADGLVVRFADSREAIHEPETPWLSPRVLYIQHASDPVVWWSPDLLFSRPDWLSEPPGRDRLPQMRWFPFVTFWQVSADLTNAAGVPDGHGHNYGSAVLEGWIAVTQPEGWTENDTERVRIALEAFAEVDGPEK, translated from the coding sequence GTGCCGGCCACCCAGGTCGATCGGCTGGCGGCGTTCGAGGCCCGGCAGGGCCGGATCATCGCTGCGGTCACCGACTTCGGTGAGCGCCACCCCCTCACCGCACGGGTGTGGGGGTGGCTCAGCCTGGACTTCACGGGCGTCGCCTTCGCCGCGCTCTTCTTCTGCTGGTCGCTGACGCCCTCGCTGCTCCCGCGCGACTGGCTCTTCCAGGGCCTGATCGGCGGCATCAACGCCGCGATCGGGTACGGCGTCGGATGCATCGTGGGCTGGGTCGTGGCACGCTTCCTGCTCCCCGGGCGGAGGTGGTGGCCGCCGCCGCTCCCGGTCCTGCGTGCCATCAAGGTCGCGGTTCCGGTCGCGGCCGTTCTCGCGTCGCTCGTCGCGCTCGTGCTCTCCGCCGGCGAGCAACGCCAGCTCGCAGCCCTCATGGGTGTCGAGGGCACCACGACCTCGGGATATCTACGCACCATCGTGCTGAGCGTCGCGGTCGCGGCCGCCCTCATCGCGCTGTGGCGCGGGCTGCGCGACATCGTCCGCTGGGTGTCGATGCTGCTCATGCGCCGCACCCGGATGCCGCTCGGTCTCGCCCGCACGCTGGGCGTTCTCGTCGTGGTCCTCGCCACCTTCATGCTCATCGACGGCGTGCTCATCCGCGGCACCTACGCCATCGTCAACCAGGCGTTCGGCCTGCAGGACGACACCACCCGTCCCGGCGCGATCCAACCCATCGATCCCGCCAAGTCCGGTAGCCCCGAATCCCTCGCGCCGTGGGAGACGCTCGGATTCGAGGGCCGCAACTTCGTCTCGCGGGGACTCGACGCCGAGGAACTCACCGCCGTCAACGGCAGTCCCGCACAGGAACCGATCCGCGTGTACGTCGGTCTCGACACCGCGCCCACCCCGGAAGAACGCATCGACCTCGTCCTCGCGGAACTCGAACGGACCGGTGCCTTCGACCGCTCCACGCTCGTCCTGATCCCCACCACCGGCACCGGCTGGGTCAATCCCACCGCAGCCCGCGCGATGGAGCTCGTCCACAACGGTGACCTGGCGATGGTGGCCTGGCAGTACTCCTACCTCCCGAGCTGGATCTCCTTCCTCGCCGATCGCGAGAAGGCCGCTGCCGCAGGCAAGATGCTGGTCGAGCGGGTGCACGAACGCTGGTCGCAGCTGCCCGAGGACGACCGTCCCGATCTGTTCCTCTACGGCGAGAGCCTCGGCACGCAGTCGGGGGAGGGCGCCTTCGACAGTCTCGCCGAGATCCGCGCCCAGATGGACGGAGTGCTGTGGGTGGGCCCGCCCAACTCCAACCGTCTGTGGCGACAGCTGGTCGAGCGCCGCGATCCCGGCACCACCGAGGTGCAGCCGGTGTACGCGGACGGTCTCGTCGTGCGCTTCGCCGACAGCCGGGAGGCGATCCACGAACCCGAGACACCGTGGTTGTCGCCGCGCGTGCTCTACATCCAGCACGCCTCGGATCCCGTCGTGTGGTGGTCGCCGGACCTGTTGTTCTCGCGTCCCGACTGGCTGTCGGAGCCGCCCGGACGCGATCGGCTGCCGCAGATGCGGTGGTTCCCCTTCGTCACCTTCTGGCAGGTCTCCGCCGACCTCACCAACGCTGCCGGTGTGCCCGACGGGCACGGCCACAACTACGGGTCGGCGGTGCTCGAGGGGTGGATAGCGGTCACCCAGCCCGAGGGGTGGACCGAGAACGACACCGAGCGGGTGCGCATCGCACTCGAGGCGTTCGCCGAGGTCGACGGGCCCGAGAAGTGA
- a CDS encoding CPBP family intramembrane glutamic endopeptidase: MDLGPRGRAAANAGFGVALAAATRAAGVSAAELGWRRAGQGLRWGTASAALPVAAYTVMLAVPPVRRRMAAGARRADHTEWVFVHIPFGTVLAEELLFRSVLYALARRASRRWHRALTSVAFGLWHVVPARRAGDSVPGTVVLTALSGVVFDELRRRTGSVVAPMLLHLAINAGGAVAVGIATRPRR; the protein is encoded by the coding sequence ATGGATCTCGGTCCGCGTGGCAGGGCCGCCGCGAACGCCGGTTTCGGTGTCGCACTCGCCGCCGCGACCCGCGCCGCCGGTGTCTCCGCAGCCGAGCTCGGCTGGCGCAGGGCAGGGCAGGGACTGCGGTGGGGGACCGCGTCGGCGGCTCTGCCGGTCGCGGCCTACACGGTGATGCTCGCCGTCCCACCCGTGCGACGGCGGATGGCCGCCGGAGCGCGCCGCGCCGACCACACCGAGTGGGTCTTCGTGCACATACCCTTCGGGACGGTCCTGGCCGAGGAGTTGCTGTTCCGATCGGTGCTGTACGCCCTGGCCCGCCGCGCGTCGCGGAGGTGGCACCGGGCGCTGACCTCGGTCGCCTTCGGGCTCTGGCACGTCGTCCCCGCCCGGCGCGCCGGCGACTCGGTGCCCGGAACCGTCGTGCTGACCGCTCTGAGCGGGGTGGTGTTCGACGAACTGCGACGACGGACCGGCAGTGTCGTCGCGCCGATGCTCCTGCACCTGGCGATCAATGCCGGCGGTGCCGTCGCGGTCGGCATCGCGACGAGGCCGCGTCGCTAG
- a CDS encoding sterol carrier family protein, whose translation MAPRKPVDPAELRAALERVGPWVTGESDEKPPRPDLAAAVRLSARTLEQISPGSSVEVRVPPFVAVQCIEGPRHTRGTPPNVVETDPRTWLRLVVGSIDFDGAVDTGAVEASGGRAAEIGRLLPIARL comes from the coding sequence ATGGCACCCCGGAAACCTGTCGACCCCGCCGAACTGCGCGCAGCCCTCGAACGGGTGGGTCCGTGGGTGACGGGGGAGAGCGACGAGAAGCCGCCGCGCCCCGATCTCGCCGCCGCCGTCCGGCTCAGTGCCCGCACCCTCGAACAGATCTCGCCGGGGTCGAGCGTGGAGGTGCGGGTGCCGCCGTTCGTGGCCGTCCAGTGCATCGAGGGCCCTCGCCACACACGGGGGACACCGCCGAACGTCGTCGAGACCGATCCGCGGACGTGGCTGCGTCTGGTGGTCGGCAGCATCGATTTCGACGGGGCCGTGGACACGGGTGCGGTGGAGGCGTCGGGTGGGCGCGCAGCGGAGATCGGTCGGCTGCTCCCGATCGCCCGACTCTGA
- the purF gene encoding amidophosphoribosyltransferase, with protein sequence MTSADLSVHTRNLLASTEPENEPREECGVFGVWAPGEDVSKLTYYGLYALQHRGQEAAGIAVADGSQVLVFKDLGLVSQVFDEQTLAAMTGHIAIGHCRYSTTGSTTWENAQPIFRTTATGSGVALGHNGNLVNTAELAERGRRLGVLDPTRPGAANSDSDTVGALLAHGAKNSTIEEAAMELLPQLRGAFCLTFMDEHTLYAARDPWGIRPLCLGRLDRGWVVASETAALDIVGASFVRDIEPGELLAIDADGVRSSRFANPEPKGCVFEYVYLARPDSTIAGRSVHATRVEIGRRLAKEHPIDADLVIPVPESGTPAAVGYAQGSGLPYGQGLMKNAYVGRTFIQPSQTIRQLGIRLKLNPLREVIRGKRLVVVDDSIVRGNTQRALIRMLREAGALEIHVRIASPPVKWPCFYGIDFASPAELIANGAGTRDTVEEGHDYDEMVEMVRRSIGADSLGYISIDGMIGATEQPASRLCAACFDGHYPIALPREHQAGKDVLNGVVDTDSVTPTVLDNDNADVLSRP encoded by the coding sequence GTGACCAGTGCCGATCTGTCGGTCCACACACGTAATCTTCTCGCCTCCACCGAACCCGAGAACGAACCCCGCGAAGAGTGCGGAGTGTTCGGAGTGTGGGCTCCCGGGGAGGACGTGTCGAAGCTCACCTATTACGGTCTCTATGCGCTGCAGCACCGCGGACAGGAAGCTGCGGGCATCGCCGTGGCCGACGGTTCGCAGGTGCTCGTGTTCAAGGATCTCGGTCTCGTCAGCCAGGTCTTCGACGAGCAGACGCTCGCCGCGATGACCGGCCACATCGCCATCGGTCACTGCCGCTACTCCACCACCGGGTCCACGACCTGGGAGAACGCGCAGCCGATCTTCCGCACCACCGCCACCGGCTCGGGCGTCGCGCTCGGCCACAACGGCAACCTCGTCAACACCGCCGAACTCGCCGAACGGGGACGCCGTCTCGGTGTGCTCGATCCCACGCGCCCCGGTGCGGCGAACTCCGACTCCGACACCGTCGGTGCGCTGCTCGCCCACGGCGCGAAGAACAGCACGATCGAAGAGGCCGCGATGGAGCTGCTCCCGCAGCTGCGCGGCGCGTTCTGCCTGACCTTCATGGACGAGCACACCCTCTACGCGGCCCGCGACCCGTGGGGTATCCGCCCGCTGTGCCTCGGACGCCTCGACCGCGGCTGGGTCGTCGCCAGCGAGACCGCCGCCCTCGACATCGTCGGCGCATCCTTCGTCCGCGACATCGAGCCCGGTGAGCTGCTCGCGATCGACGCTGACGGTGTGCGCTCGTCGCGCTTCGCGAATCCCGAGCCCAAGGGCTGCGTCTTCGAGTACGTCTACCTCGCGCGCCCCGACTCGACCATCGCCGGTCGCTCCGTGCACGCGACCCGCGTGGAGATCGGCCGCCGGCTCGCGAAGGAACACCCGATCGACGCCGATCTGGTCATCCCGGTGCCCGAGTCGGGCACCCCGGCCGCCGTCGGTTACGCGCAGGGCTCCGGCCTGCCCTACGGCCAGGGCCTGATGAAGAACGCCTACGTCGGCCGCACCTTCATCCAGCCCAGCCAGACCATCCGCCAGCTCGGCATCCGGCTCAAGCTGAACCCGCTGCGCGAGGTGATCCGCGGCAAGCGCCTCGTCGTCGTCGACGACTCGATCGTGCGCGGCAACACCCAGCGCGCCCTGATCCGCATGTTGCGCGAGGCCGGCGCCCTCGAGATCCACGTGCGCATCGCGTCGCCGCCGGTCAAGTGGCCCTGCTTCTACGGCATCGACTTCGCGTCGCCGGCCGAGCTGATCGCCAACGGCGCGGGTACCCGCGACACCGTCGAGGAGGGGCACGACTACGACGAGATGGTCGAGATGGTGCGCCGGTCGATCGGCGCCGACTCGCTCGGCTACATCTCGATCGACGGCATGATCGGCGCCACCGAGCAGCCCGCATCCCGTTTGTGCGCTGCATGTTTCGACGGCCACTACCCGATCGCCCTCCCCAGGGAACATCAGGCGGGCAAGGACGTCCTCAACGGCGTCGTCGACACCGATTCGGTCACCCCGACGGTGTTGGACAACGACAACGCGGACGTTCTCAGTCGGCCGTAG
- the purM gene encoding phosphoribosylformylglycinamidine cyclo-ligase — MTEDATPGASYAAAGVDIEAGDRAVELFAPHAKKATRPEVMGGLGGFAGLFALKGGYKEPLLAASTDGVGTKLAVAQALDKHDTVGLDLVAMVVDDLVVCGAEPLFLQDYIAVGRVVPERVAEIVAGIAEGCVQAGCALLGGETAEHPGVMAADDYDLSATGVGVVEAEKLLGPDRVRPGDVVIAMGASGLHSNGYSLARKVLLDIGKMSLTAHVDEFGRTLGEELLEPTRIYAKDCLALAAETEVRTFCHVTGGGLAANLARVMPKGLVAELDRTTWSPAPVFGLIAQRGRVERVEMEKTFNMGVGMVAIVAPEDVDRALAVLTARHIDCWTLGTVRKAQDGADERAVLLGDHPRF; from the coding sequence ATGACCGAGGACGCAACCCCCGGAGCTTCCTACGCCGCGGCGGGCGTGGACATCGAGGCCGGTGACCGAGCCGTCGAACTGTTCGCCCCGCACGCGAAGAAGGCCACCCGCCCGGAGGTCATGGGCGGCCTGGGTGGGTTCGCCGGTCTGTTCGCGCTCAAGGGTGGATACAAGGAGCCGCTGCTCGCGGCGTCCACCGACGGTGTCGGCACCAAGCTCGCGGTGGCGCAGGCACTCGACAAGCACGACACGGTCGGTCTCGACCTCGTCGCCATGGTCGTCGACGACCTCGTGGTCTGCGGTGCCGAGCCGCTGTTCCTGCAGGACTACATCGCCGTCGGTCGCGTCGTGCCCGAGCGGGTCGCGGAGATCGTCGCCGGCATCGCCGAGGGCTGCGTCCAGGCCGGTTGCGCGCTGCTCGGTGGCGAGACCGCCGAGCATCCGGGTGTCATGGCCGCCGACGACTACGACCTGTCCGCCACCGGCGTGGGTGTCGTAGAGGCCGAGAAGCTCCTCGGACCCGACCGCGTGCGCCCCGGCGACGTCGTCATCGCGATGGGTGCCTCGGGTCTGCACTCGAACGGCTACTCGCTCGCCCGCAAGGTGCTGCTCGACATCGGCAAGATGAGCCTCACGGCGCACGTCGACGAGTTCGGTCGCACCCTCGGCGAGGAGCTGCTCGAGCCCACCCGCATCTACGCCAAGGACTGCCTCGCGCTCGCTGCCGAGACCGAGGTGCGTACCTTCTGCCACGTCACCGGTGGCGGTCTCGCCGCGAACCTCGCGCGCGTGATGCCCAAGGGACTCGTCGCCGAGCTCGACCGCACCACCTGGAGCCCGGCTCCGGTCTTCGGCCTCATCGCGCAGCGCGGACGGGTCGAGCGGGTCGAGATGGAGAAGACCTTCAACATGGGTGTCGGCATGGTGGCCATCGTGGCTCCCGAGGACGTCGACCGTGCTCTGGCAGTGCTCACGGCCCGGCACATCGACTGCTGGACGCTCGGCACGGTCCGCAAGGCACAGGACGGCGCCGACGAGCGCGCGGTGCTGCTCGGAGATCACCCGCGCTTCTGA
- a CDS encoding DUF3073 domain-containing protein, with translation MGRGRAKAKQTKVARQLKYSSPSTDFESLQRELSGGATNSQRDEVFAEQRSGWDDDYDDDWRR, from the coding sequence ATGGGCCGCGGCCGGGCTAAGGCAAAGCAGACCAAGGTTGCACGGCAACTCAAGTACAGCTCGCCGTCCACCGACTTCGAGAGCCTCCAGCGAGAGCTGTCTGGCGGAGCAACCAACTCGCAGCGGGACGAAGTCTTCGCCGAGCAACGTTCCGGTTGGGACGACGACTACGACGACGACTGGCGTCGCTGA
- a CDS encoding asparaginase, which yields MSVELVEVVRSGFRECVHRGSLIVLDPDGGVLVSLGEVHTPIYPRSSNKPMQAVALLRAGFVPRDSAELAIATASHEGEADHVEAVERVLSGAGFTEKDLRCPTDLPGNELARAEVLAAGRTPRSIYMNCSGKHAAMLAACAANGWDTDGYTDAGHPLQQLVTETILELTGDIEDTDLGIDGCGLPIVPVPLFNLARAYSRLATAETGTPERAVADAVREHPFLISGTGKDDLKLMRAVGGLLCKAGADGIHAGALPDGTSFAFKIDDGHERARLPLTAALLHRLGAGTAANAATFDSERLAVLSSAPVFGGGVRVGTVRAVPGVF from the coding sequence TTGAGCGTCGAACTGGTCGAGGTGGTGCGCTCGGGCTTCCGGGAGTGCGTCCACCGCGGGTCGCTGATCGTCCTCGACCCGGACGGCGGGGTCCTCGTATCCCTGGGCGAGGTGCACACACCGATCTACCCGCGGTCGTCGAACAAGCCGATGCAGGCGGTCGCGTTGCTGCGCGCCGGCTTCGTTCCCCGCGACTCCGCGGAACTGGCGATCGCCACGGCCTCGCACGAAGGTGAGGCCGACCACGTGGAGGCCGTCGAGCGCGTCCTGTCCGGTGCCGGTTTCACCGAGAAGGATCTCCGCTGCCCGACGGATCTGCCCGGCAACGAACTCGCGCGCGCCGAGGTGCTCGCCGCCGGACGCACGCCGCGGTCGATCTACATGAACTGCTCGGGCAAGCACGCGGCGATGCTCGCGGCGTGCGCGGCGAACGGCTGGGACACCGACGGCTACACCGACGCGGGCCACCCGCTGCAGCAGCTGGTGACCGAGACCATCCTCGAGCTGACCGGCGACATCGAGGACACCGATCTCGGCATCGACGGCTGCGGTCTACCGATCGTGCCCGTCCCCCTGTTCAACCTCGCCCGCGCCTACTCGCGGCTCGCGACAGCGGAGACCGGCACGCCCGAGCGCGCCGTGGCCGACGCGGTGCGCGAGCATCCGTTCCTGATCTCCGGCACCGGCAAGGACGACCTGAAGCTCATGCGCGCGGTGGGCGGCCTGCTCTGCAAGGCGGGCGCCGACGGGATCCACGCCGGTGCGCTGCCGGACGGCACGTCCTTCGCTTTCAAGATCGACGACGGACACGAGCGGGCACGCCTTCCGCTCACCGCGGCCCTGCTCCACCGCCTCGGAGCGGGTACCGCCGCGAACGCCGCGACCTTCGATTCCGAACGGCTCGCGGTGCTCTCGTCGGCGCCGGTGTTCGGTGGTGGCGTGCGAGTCGGCACCGTCCGGGCCGTCCCGGGGGTGTTCTGA
- a CDS encoding MOSC domain-containing protein, translating into MRPATSGTVAAVCVVHTLHETGLRRNPVTAIDKRPVDGPVHVGELGLTGDRQCDTANHGGVFKAVYAFSQDESRRWGSELDRELPVGWFGENLHVAGFSPTDAVIGERWRVGDGGLLLEVTGPRTPCRTFAIRSEEDDWATRFVARGDCGAYLKVISEGPVASGDRIVVEHVPSHGATVRDLFTGQGHERVAAMLEQQADIAPSVADKAHRLVGRARKGESR; encoded by the coding sequence ATGCGGCCGGCGACCTCGGGGACCGTCGCAGCGGTCTGCGTCGTGCACACGCTGCACGAGACCGGACTGCGGCGTAATCCCGTCACCGCGATCGACAAGCGTCCCGTCGACGGACCGGTGCACGTCGGTGAACTCGGCCTGACCGGCGACCGCCAGTGCGACACCGCCAACCACGGCGGCGTCTTCAAGGCGGTCTACGCCTTCTCGCAGGACGAGTCGCGCCGCTGGGGCTCCGAACTCGACCGGGAGCTCCCCGTCGGCTGGTTCGGCGAGAACCTGCACGTCGCCGGGTTCTCCCCCACCGACGCCGTCATCGGCGAGCGGTGGCGCGTCGGCGACGGCGGTCTGCTCCTCGAAGTGACCGGCCCCCGCACCCCCTGCCGCACCTTCGCGATCCGTTCGGAGGAGGACGACTGGGCCACGCGGTTCGTCGCCCGGGGCGACTGCGGCGCGTACCTGAAGGTGATCTCCGAGGGACCGGTGGCCTCCGGCGACCGCATCGTCGTCGAGCACGTCCCCTCCCACGGGGCCACGGTGCGCGATCTGTTCACCGGACAGGGCCACGAGCGGGTCGCCGCGATGCTCGAGCAACAGGCCGACATCGCTCCCAGCGTCGCCGACAAGGCGCACCGTCTCGTGGGGCGGGCACGGAAGGGAGAGAGTCGTTGA
- a CDS encoding YgfZ/GcvT domain-containing protein — MTESPIVSESALLALPGAVASPSGGPDAGLPWHYGDPLGEQRAAATSAAVVDRSTRFVIAVPGDERLSWLHTISSQHIASLPDGTSAENLSLDANGRVEHHFVQTDLDGVTWIDTEADRGPDLLAFLKKMVFWAKAEPRDGNELAVLSLLGPDAGSPAVLAALGIDALPAEPYAAVALPAGGFVRRMPWPTEHSFDLLVPRESLTALFTALRDAGARPAGSWAFEALRVEAVRPRIGVDTDERTIPHEARWIGGPEQYGAVHLDKGCYRGQETVARVHNLGKPPRHLVLLHLDGSADGRPETGDDITAGGRAVGRIGTIVDHHELGPIALALVKRTITPDTALVAGPCAASIDPDSIPPDDGIQAGRAAVDRLRGR, encoded by the coding sequence GTGACCGAGTCTCCGATCGTGTCCGAAAGCGCCCTTCTCGCACTTCCCGGCGCAGTCGCCTCGCCTTCCGGCGGGCCCGATGCCGGACTCCCCTGGCATTACGGCGACCCGCTCGGCGAGCAACGTGCCGCCGCCACATCCGCCGCCGTGGTCGACCGTTCCACCCGCTTCGTCATCGCCGTTCCGGGCGACGAACGCCTGAGCTGGCTGCACACCATCTCCAGCCAGCACATCGCGTCGCTCCCGGACGGCACCTCCGCCGAGAACCTGAGCCTCGACGCGAACGGCCGCGTCGAGCACCACTTCGTGCAGACCGACCTCGACGGCGTGACGTGGATCGACACCGAAGCCGACCGTGGACCCGACCTGCTCGCGTTCCTGAAGAAGATGGTGTTCTGGGCGAAGGCCGAACCTCGCGACGGCAACGAACTCGCGGTTCTGAGCCTCCTCGGACCGGACGCCGGCAGCCCCGCCGTGCTCGCCGCACTCGGGATCGACGCGCTGCCGGCCGAACCCTATGCCGCCGTCGCCCTGCCCGCCGGTGGCTTCGTGCGCCGCATGCCGTGGCCCACCGAGCACTCCTTCGACCTCCTGGTGCCGCGCGAGTCGCTCACCGCGCTCTTCACCGCCCTGCGGGACGCCGGCGCGCGTCCGGCCGGCAGCTGGGCGTTCGAGGCCTTGCGCGTCGAAGCGGTCCGTCCCCGGATCGGTGTCGACACCGACGAGCGCACCATCCCCCACGAGGCCCGCTGGATCGGCGGACCCGAGCAGTACGGTGCCGTCCACCTCGACAAGGGGTGCTACCGCGGCCAGGAGACCGTCGCGCGGGTCCACAACCTCGGCAAGCCCCCGCGACATCTCGTCCTTCTCCATCTCGACGGCTCGGCCGACGGACGACCCGAGACGGGCGACGACATCACCGCCGGAGGTCGCGCGGTCGGGCGCATCGGCACGATCGTCGACCATCACGAGCTCGGGCCGATCGCGCTCGCGCTCGTCAAGCGCACCATCACGCCCGACACGGCCCTCGTCGCAGGACCGTGCGCGGCGTCCATCGACCCCGACTCCATCCCTCCCGACGACGGCATCCAGGCAGGAAGGGCGGCGGTCGACCGATTGCGCGGCCGGTGA
- a CDS encoding aminodeoxychorismate lyase has protein sequence MAERVLVTLDGEVRDADAPLLHADDFGVLRGDGVFETLLVRGGRARALELHLARLAASAAAAQLPEPDRDDWRLAVDVALEQWGAEQEGVLRLVYTRGREGADTPTAFLLVTPVAERVGIARRDGVSVVTLERGFSTDLAQKAPWQLLGAKTLSYATNMAALRHAESVGADDVIFVSAEGYVLEGPRSTVLVARGRTLLTPPPEQGILPGTTQQALFDLAGERDFTVRYEPLRPADLVVADGVWLISSVALAVRVHTLNGHALVSRVQEGEIEGLVDEAVDTAG, from the coding sequence ATGGCTGAGCGGGTGCTGGTGACGCTGGACGGCGAGGTGAGGGATGCGGACGCACCCCTTCTGCACGCCGACGATTTCGGTGTTCTTCGTGGCGACGGGGTGTTCGAGACGTTGCTCGTGCGAGGAGGCCGGGCGCGTGCGCTCGAACTGCATCTCGCCCGGCTCGCGGCGTCCGCGGCCGCCGCGCAGTTGCCCGAACCCGATCGCGACGACTGGCGGCTCGCCGTCGACGTGGCACTCGAACAGTGGGGCGCCGAGCAGGAGGGCGTGCTGCGCCTGGTCTACACGCGTGGTCGTGAGGGTGCCGACACGCCGACGGCCTTCCTGCTCGTGACGCCGGTGGCCGAGCGTGTCGGCATCGCACGGCGCGACGGCGTGTCCGTGGTGACCCTCGAACGGGGTTTTTCGACCGATCTGGCGCAGAAGGCGCCGTGGCAGCTCCTCGGTGCCAAGACGCTGTCGTACGCGACGAACATGGCGGCACTGCGTCACGCCGAGTCGGTCGGCGCCGACGACGTGATCTTCGTCAGTGCCGAGGGCTACGTGCTCGAGGGTCCGCGGTCGACGGTGCTCGTCGCGCGTGGCCGGACGTTGCTCACTCCGCCGCCGGAGCAGGGGATCCTCCCCGGCACCACGCAGCAGGCACTGTTCGACCTGGCGGGGGAGCGGGACTTCACGGTCCGGTACGAGCCGCTGCGCCCGGCGGATCTCGTCGTCGCCGACGGTGTCTGGCTGATCTCGAGCGTGGCGCTCGCGGTGCGGGTGCACACGCTCAACGGGCACGCGCTGGTCTCGCGGGTCCAGGAGGGCGAGATCGAAGGCCTCGTCGACGAGGCGGTCGACACCGCCGGGTGA
- a CDS encoding cytochrome ubiquinol oxidase subunit I: MDVLDLSRWQFGITTVYHFILVPLTIGLAPLVAIMQTMWVVTGKDHWYRLTKFFGKMFLINFALGVATGIVQEFQFGMNWSEYSRFVGDVFGAPLALEGLVAFFMESTFLGLWIFGWTRLPKLVHLATIWLVAIGVNASAFFIIAANSFMQHPVGATYNPETGRAELTSIWELLTNNTALAAFPHAVAGGFLTAATFVAGIGGWWMVRNMRRAAEIRTSEPEEAQRLENDARGLFRPVTRLGLMVMIISGIGLFVTGDVQAKLMFEQQPMKMASAESLCHTETDPNFSILTIGTHNDCDGVIHVLDVPYVLPFLAQGEFSGVTLQGVEDLQAQYEQEFGPGNYKPNLFVTYWSFRAMIGLAAGSAALALAGLWVTRSGRVPDQRWFSTLSLVAIPTPFLANSAGWIFTEMGRQPWVVHPNPTGVDMIRLTVDQGVSEHAAGTVLTSLIAFTLVYAALGVVWFWLIRKYAMEGPQEHDAQPPGSDDDTDDTQPKQLSFAY, from the coding sequence ATGGACGTCTTGGATCTGTCCCGGTGGCAGTTCGGGATCACGACGGTGTATCACTTCATCCTCGTGCCGTTGACGATCGGCCTCGCGCCGCTCGTCGCGATCATGCAGACGATGTGGGTGGTCACCGGCAAGGACCACTGGTACCGCCTGACGAAGTTCTTCGGGAAAATGTTCCTGATCAACTTCGCGCTCGGTGTCGCGACCGGCATCGTGCAGGAATTCCAGTTCGGCATGAACTGGAGCGAGTACTCCCGCTTCGTGGGCGACGTCTTCGGCGCACCCCTCGCCCTCGAAGGTCTCGTTGCCTTCTTCATGGAGTCGACATTCCTCGGCCTGTGGATCTTCGGCTGGACGCGCCTGCCGAAACTCGTTCACCTCGCGACCATCTGGCTCGTCGCGATCGGCGTGAACGCCTCCGCCTTCTTCATCATCGCGGCGAACTCGTTCATGCAGCATCCCGTCGGGGCCACCTACAACCCCGAGACCGGCCGCGCCGAGCTGACGAGCATCTGGGAACTGCTCACCAACAACACCGCGCTCGCAGCCTTCCCCCACGCGGTCGCCGGCGGCTTCCTCACCGCCGCAACCTTCGTCGCCGGCATCGGTGGCTGGTGGATGGTCCGCAACATGCGACGCGCCGCCGAGATCCGCACCTCGGAACCCGAGGAGGCCCAGCGCCTCGAGAACGACGCCCGCGGACTGTTCCGCCCCGTGACCCGCCTGGGCCTGATGGTCATGATCATCTCGGGCATCGGGTTGTTCGTCACCGGTGACGTCCAGGCCAAGCTCATGTTCGAGCAGCAGCCGATGAAGATGGCCTCGGCCGAGTCGCTGTGCCACACCGAGACCGACCCCAACTTCTCGATCCTCACGATCGGCACGCACAACGACTGCGACGGCGTCATCCACGTCCTCGACGTGCCCTACGTGCTGCCCTTCCTCGCGCAGGGTGAGTTCAGCGGCGTGACCCTCCAGGGCGTCGAGGACCTGCAGGCGCAGTACGAACAGGAATTCGGCCCCGGCAACTACAAGCCCAACCTGTTCGTCACCTACTGGTCGTTCCGCGCGATGATCGGCCTCGCCGCCGGTTCCGCGGCCCTGGCCCTGGCCGGGCTGTGGGTCACCCGCAGCGGCCGGGTGCCCGACCAGAGGTGGTTCTCGACGCTGTCGCTCGTCGCGATCCCCACGCCCTTCCTCGCCAACAGTGCGGGCTGGATCTTCACCGAGATGGGCCGGCAGCCCTGGGTGGTGCATCCGAATCCCACGGGCGTGGACATGATCCGGCTCACCGTCGACCAAGGTGTCTCCGAGCATGCGGCCGGAACTGTGCTCACCTCGCTGATCGCCTTCACCCTCGTCTACGCGGCGCTCGGCGTGGTGTGGTTCTGGCTCATCCGCAAGTACGCGATGGAAGGCCCGCAGGAGCACGACGCGCAGCCGCCGGGCTCCGACGACGACACCGACGACACGCAGCCGAAACAGCTGTCCTTCGCGTACTAG